The Megalobrama amblycephala isolate DHTTF-2021 unplaced genomic scaffold, ASM1881202v1 scaffold331, whole genome shotgun sequence genome contains a region encoding:
- the ints10 gene encoding integrator complex subunit 10 isoform X4, which produces MSAQGDCEFLVKRARELVPQDPYAAKAWLITARTLYPTDFNIQYEMYSIERNAERTASAGRLLYDIFVNFPEQPVVWREIAVITAALRNDSQDKHAQFLKGVFETLPGPVQCKMLLKATEQCFNTLEKAEMLLLLLKRFPESVVQHGVSLGESLLEAETVEDLDTPVNCFRKLFVCDVLPLILNNPEMCLPVSLLYKYMHKAAEFYICYVTREPSADGQMQGSQEVGGLKSPGRGRGQRYVIDGLSEKSSVVTEPWERLLEMVGVVGSLCDWQGEKGSRSYSELLQRITELCRYMSAADGEGFARCCGQIVTCCTLVLFHSAFHYVSAVQPSLFQEMSRPDVVAGHASLSSCPWVLLEDLSSVYTDVEVERKHAHKKRKLADGREKTMSSDDEDMLAKGRGRHIVVNKTEMPSWAETLEHFRTARESWDLLHSHQSLETEFVKICSSWKTEMWLWFRIFLTDMIIYQGQYRKALSSLALMSSLQLQQNQNQNSLSTSSTLETHRAIIQQASCHYALGEYRMACEKLLEVVAGLTPQNQEAVKSSEEQRKPRSKTRKGNDLRLVPCTSKSILPFCLQLMLACFKLRAFTDNRDDLSLGHVIVLLQHDWPQGENLFLKAVDKICQQGSFQYENFFNYVTNIDMLEEFAYLRTTEGGRVQLELLPNQGMLIKHHTVTRGITKGVKEDFRLAMERQVSRCGENLLTVLHRFCINEKIILIQSLP; this is translated from the exons ATGTCCGCGCAGGGCGACTGTGAGTTCCTGGTGAAGCGCGCGCGGGAGCTCGTGCCGCAGGACCCGTATGCAGCAAAAGCCTGGCTGATCACCGCGCGCACCCTCTACCCCACTGACTTCAACATTCAG TATGAGATGTACAGCATCGAGCGTAACGCTGAGAGGACGGCCTCCGCCGGCAGACTCCTGTACGACAT ATTTGTGAATTTCCCCGAGCAGCCGGTTGTCTGGCGTGAGATTGCAGTGATCACTGCGGCGTTACGAAACGACAGCCAAGACAAACATGCACAGTTTCTCAAAG GTGTTTTTGAGACTCTTCCAGGTCCAGTTCAGTGTAAGATGCTCCTGAAGGCCACAGAACAGTGTTTCAACACGCTGGAGAAAGCagagatgctgctgctgttactcAAGAGATTCCCGGAGTCTGTCGTTCAGCATGGA GTCAGTTTGGGGGAGTCACTGTTAGAGGCGGAGACTGTAGAGGACCTGGACACGCCCGTCAACTGCTTCAGGAAGTTGTTTG TGTGTGACGTTCTGCCGCTGATTCTGAACAATCCAGAAATGTGTCTCCCCGTCAGTCTGCTGTACAAGTACATGCACAAAGCAGCAGAGTTTTATATATGTTACGTCACACGGGAGCCGTCGGCGGACGGACAGATGCAGG GCTCACAGGAAGTGGGCGGTCTGAAGTCTCCAGGAAGGGGGCGGGGTCAGCGGTATGTGATTGACGGGCTGTCGGAGAAGTCGTCGGTGGTGACGGAGCCGTGGGAGCGGCTGCTGGAGATGGTGGGCGTGGTCGGCTCGCTCTGTGATTGGCAGGGAGAGAAAGGAAGTCG gtCATACTCAGAGCTCCTGCAGCGTATAACGGAGTTGTGTCGGTACATGTCTGCTGCAGATGGGGAAGGTTTTGCCCGCTGCTGCGGTCAGATCGTCACCTGCTGCACGCTGGTGCTGTTTCACAGCGCTTTCCACTACGTCTCTGCGGTGCAACCATCACTCTTCCAGG AAATGTCACGGCCAGATGTCGTTGCAGGTCACGCGTCTCTGAGCTCGTGTCCCTGGGTTCTGCTGGAGGATCTGTCGAGCGTTTACACGGATGTAGAAGTGGAGCGAAAGCACGCGCACAAGAAACGCAAGCTGGCCGACGGACGAGAGAAAACCATG agctCTGATGATGAGGACATGTTGGCCAAAGGCAGAGGGCGGCACATCGTGGTGAATAAAACAGAGATGCCGAGTTGGGCCGAGACCTTGGAGCACTTCCGTACTGCCAGAGAAAGCTGGGATCTGCTGCATTCACACCAGAGCCTGGAGACAG AGTTTGTTAAGATCTGCTCATCGTGGAAAACTGAGATGTGGTTGTGGTTTCGGATTTTCCTCACAGATATGATCATTTATCAG ggtcAGTACCGGAAGGCTCTGTCCAGTCTAGCTCTGATGTCATCACTGCAGCTCCAACAGAACCAGAACCAGAACTCCCTCTCGACCTCCTCAACCCTGGAGACGCACAGGGCGATCATACAGCAGGCCTCCTGTCACTACGCCCTGGGAGAGTACagg ATGGCGTGTGAGAAGCTTCTAGAGGTGGTCGCTGGTCTGACGCCCCAGAATCAGGAAGCAGTGAAGAGCAGCGAGGAGCAGCGCAAACCCCGGAGCAAAACCAGGAAAG GCAACGATCTGAGGCTCGTCCCCTGCACCAGTAAATCCATCCTCCCCTTCTGTCTGCAGCTCATGCTGGCCTGTTTCAAG CTGAGGGCTTTCACAGACAACAGAGATGACCTCTCTCTTGGTCATGTGATCGTCCTCCTGCAGCATGATTGGCCACAGGGTGAGAATCTCTTCCTGAAGGCGGTGGATAAGATCTGTCAGCAGGGCAGTTTCCAATACGAGAACTTTTTCAACTACGTCACCA ACATTGACATGCTAGAAGAGTTTGCTTACCTCCGCACTACAGAAGGTGGGCGGGTCCAGCTGGAGCTGCTGCCCAATCAGGGGATGCTTATCAA ACATCACACCGTAACTCGAGGAATCACCAAAGGCGTGAAGGAGGATTTTCGGCTGGCGATGGAGCGTCAGGTGTCGCGATGCGGAGAAAACCTGCTCACGGTGCTCCATCGTTTCTGCATTAATGAAAAGATAATCCTCATCCAGTCATTACCCTGA
- the ints10 gene encoding integrator complex subunit 10 isoform X1: MSAQGDCEFLVKRARELVPQDPYAAKAWLITARTLYPTDFNIQYEMYSIERNAERTASAGRLLYDIFVNFPEQPVVWREIAVITAALRNDSQDKHAQFLKGVFETLPGPVQCKMLLKATEQCFNTLEKAEMLLLLLKRFPESVVQHGVSLGESLLEAETVEDLDTPVNCFRKLFVCDVLPLILNNPEMCLPVSLLYKYMHKAAEFYICYVTREPSADGQMQGSQEVGGLKSPGRGRGQRYVIDGLSEKSSVVTEPWERLLEMVGVVGSLCDWQGEKGSRSYSELLQRITELCRYMSAADGEGFARCCGQIVTCCTLVLFHSAFHYVSAVQPSLFQEMSRPDVVAGHASLSSCPWVLLEDLSSVYTDVEVERKHAHKKRKLADGREKTMSSDDEDMLAKGRGRHIVVNKTEMPSWAETLEHFRTARESWDLLHSHQSLETEFVKICSSWKTEMWLWFRIFLTDMIIYQGQYRKALSSLALMSSLQLQQNQNQNSLSTSSTLETHRAIIQQASCHYALGEYRMACEKLLEVVAGLTPQNQEAVKSSEEQRKPRSKTRKGNDLRLVPCTSKSILPFCLQLMLACFKLRAFTDNRDDLSLGHVIVLLQHDWPQGENLFLKAVDKICQQGSFQYENFFNYVTNIDMLEEFAYLRTTEGGRVQLELLPNQGMLIKNPSPALGVELNTLLLPGAQKADRHHTVTRGITKGVKEDFRLAMERQVSRCGENLLTVLHRFCINEKIILIQSLP; this comes from the exons ATGTCCGCGCAGGGCGACTGTGAGTTCCTGGTGAAGCGCGCGCGGGAGCTCGTGCCGCAGGACCCGTATGCAGCAAAAGCCTGGCTGATCACCGCGCGCACCCTCTACCCCACTGACTTCAACATTCAG TATGAGATGTACAGCATCGAGCGTAACGCTGAGAGGACGGCCTCCGCCGGCAGACTCCTGTACGACAT ATTTGTGAATTTCCCCGAGCAGCCGGTTGTCTGGCGTGAGATTGCAGTGATCACTGCGGCGTTACGAAACGACAGCCAAGACAAACATGCACAGTTTCTCAAAG GTGTTTTTGAGACTCTTCCAGGTCCAGTTCAGTGTAAGATGCTCCTGAAGGCCACAGAACAGTGTTTCAACACGCTGGAGAAAGCagagatgctgctgctgttactcAAGAGATTCCCGGAGTCTGTCGTTCAGCATGGA GTCAGTTTGGGGGAGTCACTGTTAGAGGCGGAGACTGTAGAGGACCTGGACACGCCCGTCAACTGCTTCAGGAAGTTGTTTG TGTGTGACGTTCTGCCGCTGATTCTGAACAATCCAGAAATGTGTCTCCCCGTCAGTCTGCTGTACAAGTACATGCACAAAGCAGCAGAGTTTTATATATGTTACGTCACACGGGAGCCGTCGGCGGACGGACAGATGCAGG GCTCACAGGAAGTGGGCGGTCTGAAGTCTCCAGGAAGGGGGCGGGGTCAGCGGTATGTGATTGACGGGCTGTCGGAGAAGTCGTCGGTGGTGACGGAGCCGTGGGAGCGGCTGCTGGAGATGGTGGGCGTGGTCGGCTCGCTCTGTGATTGGCAGGGAGAGAAAGGAAGTCG gtCATACTCAGAGCTCCTGCAGCGTATAACGGAGTTGTGTCGGTACATGTCTGCTGCAGATGGGGAAGGTTTTGCCCGCTGCTGCGGTCAGATCGTCACCTGCTGCACGCTGGTGCTGTTTCACAGCGCTTTCCACTACGTCTCTGCGGTGCAACCATCACTCTTCCAGG AAATGTCACGGCCAGATGTCGTTGCAGGTCACGCGTCTCTGAGCTCGTGTCCCTGGGTTCTGCTGGAGGATCTGTCGAGCGTTTACACGGATGTAGAAGTGGAGCGAAAGCACGCGCACAAGAAACGCAAGCTGGCCGACGGACGAGAGAAAACCATG agctCTGATGATGAGGACATGTTGGCCAAAGGCAGAGGGCGGCACATCGTGGTGAATAAAACAGAGATGCCGAGTTGGGCCGAGACCTTGGAGCACTTCCGTACTGCCAGAGAAAGCTGGGATCTGCTGCATTCACACCAGAGCCTGGAGACAG AGTTTGTTAAGATCTGCTCATCGTGGAAAACTGAGATGTGGTTGTGGTTTCGGATTTTCCTCACAGATATGATCATTTATCAG ggtcAGTACCGGAAGGCTCTGTCCAGTCTAGCTCTGATGTCATCACTGCAGCTCCAACAGAACCAGAACCAGAACTCCCTCTCGACCTCCTCAACCCTGGAGACGCACAGGGCGATCATACAGCAGGCCTCCTGTCACTACGCCCTGGGAGAGTACagg ATGGCGTGTGAGAAGCTTCTAGAGGTGGTCGCTGGTCTGACGCCCCAGAATCAGGAAGCAGTGAAGAGCAGCGAGGAGCAGCGCAAACCCCGGAGCAAAACCAGGAAAG GCAACGATCTGAGGCTCGTCCCCTGCACCAGTAAATCCATCCTCCCCTTCTGTCTGCAGCTCATGCTGGCCTGTTTCAAG CTGAGGGCTTTCACAGACAACAGAGATGACCTCTCTCTTGGTCATGTGATCGTCCTCCTGCAGCATGATTGGCCACAGGGTGAGAATCTCTTCCTGAAGGCGGTGGATAAGATCTGTCAGCAGGGCAGTTTCCAATACGAGAACTTTTTCAACTACGTCACCA ACATTGACATGCTAGAAGAGTTTGCTTACCTCCGCACTACAGAAGGTGGGCGGGTCCAGCTGGAGCTGCTGCCCAATCAGGGGATGCTTATCAA GAACCCCAGCCCCGCCCTGGGGGTGGAGTTAAACACCCTGCTGCTTCCAGGGGCTCAGAAGGCTGACAG ACATCACACCGTAACTCGAGGAATCACCAAAGGCGTGAAGGAGGATTTTCGGCTGGCGATGGAGCGTCAGGTGTCGCGATGCGGAGAAAACCTGCTCACGGTGCTCCATCGTTTCTGCATTAATGAAAAGATAATCCTCATCCAGTCATTACCCTGA
- the ints10 gene encoding integrator complex subunit 10 isoform X5 produces MSAQGDCEFLVKRARELVPQDPYAAKAWLITARTLYPTDFNIQYEMYSIERNAERTASAGRLLYDIFVNFPEQPVVWREIAVITAALRNDSQDKHAQFLKGVFETLPGPVQCKMLLKATEQCFNTLEKAEMLLLLLKRFPESVVQHGVSLGESLLEAETVEDLDTPVNCFRKLFVCDVLPLILNNPEMCLPVSLLYKYMHKAAEFYICYVTREPSADGQMQGSQEVGGLKSPGRGRGQRYVIDGLSEKSSVVTEPWERLLEMVGVVGSLCDWQGEKGSRSYSELLQRITELCRYMSAADGEGFARCCGQIVTCCTLVLFHSAFHYVSAVQPSLFQGHASLSSCPWVLLEDLSSVYTDVEVERKHAHKKRKLADGREKTMSSDDEDMLAKGRGRHIVVNKTEMPSWAETLEHFRTARESWDLLHSHQSLETEFVKICSSWKTEMWLWFRIFLTDMIIYQGQYRKALSSLALMSSLQLQQNQNQNSLSTSSTLETHRAIIQQASCHYALGEYRMACEKLLEVVAGLTPQNQEAVKSSEEQRKPRSKTRKGNDLRLVPCTSKSILPFCLQLMLACFKLRAFTDNRDDLSLGHVIVLLQHDWPQGENLFLKAVDKICQQGSFQYENFFNYVTNIDMLEEFAYLRTTEGGRVQLELLPNQGMLIKHHTVTRGITKGVKEDFRLAMERQVSRCGENLLTVLHRFCINEKIILIQSLP; encoded by the exons ATGTCCGCGCAGGGCGACTGTGAGTTCCTGGTGAAGCGCGCGCGGGAGCTCGTGCCGCAGGACCCGTATGCAGCAAAAGCCTGGCTGATCACCGCGCGCACCCTCTACCCCACTGACTTCAACATTCAG TATGAGATGTACAGCATCGAGCGTAACGCTGAGAGGACGGCCTCCGCCGGCAGACTCCTGTACGACAT ATTTGTGAATTTCCCCGAGCAGCCGGTTGTCTGGCGTGAGATTGCAGTGATCACTGCGGCGTTACGAAACGACAGCCAAGACAAACATGCACAGTTTCTCAAAG GTGTTTTTGAGACTCTTCCAGGTCCAGTTCAGTGTAAGATGCTCCTGAAGGCCACAGAACAGTGTTTCAACACGCTGGAGAAAGCagagatgctgctgctgttactcAAGAGATTCCCGGAGTCTGTCGTTCAGCATGGA GTCAGTTTGGGGGAGTCACTGTTAGAGGCGGAGACTGTAGAGGACCTGGACACGCCCGTCAACTGCTTCAGGAAGTTGTTTG TGTGTGACGTTCTGCCGCTGATTCTGAACAATCCAGAAATGTGTCTCCCCGTCAGTCTGCTGTACAAGTACATGCACAAAGCAGCAGAGTTTTATATATGTTACGTCACACGGGAGCCGTCGGCGGACGGACAGATGCAGG GCTCACAGGAAGTGGGCGGTCTGAAGTCTCCAGGAAGGGGGCGGGGTCAGCGGTATGTGATTGACGGGCTGTCGGAGAAGTCGTCGGTGGTGACGGAGCCGTGGGAGCGGCTGCTGGAGATGGTGGGCGTGGTCGGCTCGCTCTGTGATTGGCAGGGAGAGAAAGGAAGTCG gtCATACTCAGAGCTCCTGCAGCGTATAACGGAGTTGTGTCGGTACATGTCTGCTGCAGATGGGGAAGGTTTTGCCCGCTGCTGCGGTCAGATCGTCACCTGCTGCACGCTGGTGCTGTTTCACAGCGCTTTCCACTACGTCTCTGCGGTGCAACCATCACTCTTCCAGG GTCACGCGTCTCTGAGCTCGTGTCCCTGGGTTCTGCTGGAGGATCTGTCGAGCGTTTACACGGATGTAGAAGTGGAGCGAAAGCACGCGCACAAGAAACGCAAGCTGGCCGACGGACGAGAGAAAACCATG agctCTGATGATGAGGACATGTTGGCCAAAGGCAGAGGGCGGCACATCGTGGTGAATAAAACAGAGATGCCGAGTTGGGCCGAGACCTTGGAGCACTTCCGTACTGCCAGAGAAAGCTGGGATCTGCTGCATTCACACCAGAGCCTGGAGACAG AGTTTGTTAAGATCTGCTCATCGTGGAAAACTGAGATGTGGTTGTGGTTTCGGATTTTCCTCACAGATATGATCATTTATCAG ggtcAGTACCGGAAGGCTCTGTCCAGTCTAGCTCTGATGTCATCACTGCAGCTCCAACAGAACCAGAACCAGAACTCCCTCTCGACCTCCTCAACCCTGGAGACGCACAGGGCGATCATACAGCAGGCCTCCTGTCACTACGCCCTGGGAGAGTACagg ATGGCGTGTGAGAAGCTTCTAGAGGTGGTCGCTGGTCTGACGCCCCAGAATCAGGAAGCAGTGAAGAGCAGCGAGGAGCAGCGCAAACCCCGGAGCAAAACCAGGAAAG GCAACGATCTGAGGCTCGTCCCCTGCACCAGTAAATCCATCCTCCCCTTCTGTCTGCAGCTCATGCTGGCCTGTTTCAAG CTGAGGGCTTTCACAGACAACAGAGATGACCTCTCTCTTGGTCATGTGATCGTCCTCCTGCAGCATGATTGGCCACAGGGTGAGAATCTCTTCCTGAAGGCGGTGGATAAGATCTGTCAGCAGGGCAGTTTCCAATACGAGAACTTTTTCAACTACGTCACCA ACATTGACATGCTAGAAGAGTTTGCTTACCTCCGCACTACAGAAGGTGGGCGGGTCCAGCTGGAGCTGCTGCCCAATCAGGGGATGCTTATCAA ACATCACACCGTAACTCGAGGAATCACCAAAGGCGTGAAGGAGGATTTTCGGCTGGCGATGGAGCGTCAGGTGTCGCGATGCGGAGAAAACCTGCTCACGGTGCTCCATCGTTTCTGCATTAATGAAAAGATAATCCTCATCCAGTCATTACCCTGA
- the ints10 gene encoding integrator complex subunit 10 isoform X3 — MSAQGDCEFLVKRARELVPQDPYAAKAWLITARTLYPTDFNIQYEMYSIERNAERTASAGRLLYDIFVNFPEQPVVWREIAVITAALRNDSQDKHAQFLKGVFETLPGPVQCKMLLKATEQCFNTLEKAEMLLLLLKRFPESVVQHGVSLGESLLEAETVEDLDTPVNCFRKLFVCDVLPLILNNPEMCLPVSLLYKYMHKAAEFYICYVTREPSADGQMQGSQEVGGLKSPGRGRGQRYVIDGLSEKSSVVTEPWERLLEMVGVVGSLCDWQGEKGSRSYSELLQRITELCRYMSAADGEGFARCCGQIVTCCTLVLFHSAFHYVSAVQPSLFQGHASLSSCPWVLLEDLSSVYTDVEVERKHAHKKRKLADGREKTMSSDDEDMLAKGRGRHIVVNKTEMPSWAETLEHFRTARESWDLLHSHQSLETEFVKICSSWKTEMWLWFRIFLTDMIIYQGQYRKALSSLALMSSLQLQQNQNQNSLSTSSTLETHRAIIQQASCHYALGEYRMACEKLLEVVAGLTPQNQEAVKSSEEQRKPRSKTRKGNDLRLVPCTSKSILPFCLQLMLACFKLRAFTDNRDDLSLGHVIVLLQHDWPQGENLFLKAVDKICQQGSFQYENFFNYVTNIDMLEEFAYLRTTEGGRVQLELLPNQGMLIKNPSPALGVELNTLLLPGAQKADRHHTVTRGITKGVKEDFRLAMERQVSRCGENLLTVLHRFCINEKIILIQSLP; from the exons ATGTCCGCGCAGGGCGACTGTGAGTTCCTGGTGAAGCGCGCGCGGGAGCTCGTGCCGCAGGACCCGTATGCAGCAAAAGCCTGGCTGATCACCGCGCGCACCCTCTACCCCACTGACTTCAACATTCAG TATGAGATGTACAGCATCGAGCGTAACGCTGAGAGGACGGCCTCCGCCGGCAGACTCCTGTACGACAT ATTTGTGAATTTCCCCGAGCAGCCGGTTGTCTGGCGTGAGATTGCAGTGATCACTGCGGCGTTACGAAACGACAGCCAAGACAAACATGCACAGTTTCTCAAAG GTGTTTTTGAGACTCTTCCAGGTCCAGTTCAGTGTAAGATGCTCCTGAAGGCCACAGAACAGTGTTTCAACACGCTGGAGAAAGCagagatgctgctgctgttactcAAGAGATTCCCGGAGTCTGTCGTTCAGCATGGA GTCAGTTTGGGGGAGTCACTGTTAGAGGCGGAGACTGTAGAGGACCTGGACACGCCCGTCAACTGCTTCAGGAAGTTGTTTG TGTGTGACGTTCTGCCGCTGATTCTGAACAATCCAGAAATGTGTCTCCCCGTCAGTCTGCTGTACAAGTACATGCACAAAGCAGCAGAGTTTTATATATGTTACGTCACACGGGAGCCGTCGGCGGACGGACAGATGCAGG GCTCACAGGAAGTGGGCGGTCTGAAGTCTCCAGGAAGGGGGCGGGGTCAGCGGTATGTGATTGACGGGCTGTCGGAGAAGTCGTCGGTGGTGACGGAGCCGTGGGAGCGGCTGCTGGAGATGGTGGGCGTGGTCGGCTCGCTCTGTGATTGGCAGGGAGAGAAAGGAAGTCG gtCATACTCAGAGCTCCTGCAGCGTATAACGGAGTTGTGTCGGTACATGTCTGCTGCAGATGGGGAAGGTTTTGCCCGCTGCTGCGGTCAGATCGTCACCTGCTGCACGCTGGTGCTGTTTCACAGCGCTTTCCACTACGTCTCTGCGGTGCAACCATCACTCTTCCAGG GTCACGCGTCTCTGAGCTCGTGTCCCTGGGTTCTGCTGGAGGATCTGTCGAGCGTTTACACGGATGTAGAAGTGGAGCGAAAGCACGCGCACAAGAAACGCAAGCTGGCCGACGGACGAGAGAAAACCATG agctCTGATGATGAGGACATGTTGGCCAAAGGCAGAGGGCGGCACATCGTGGTGAATAAAACAGAGATGCCGAGTTGGGCCGAGACCTTGGAGCACTTCCGTACTGCCAGAGAAAGCTGGGATCTGCTGCATTCACACCAGAGCCTGGAGACAG AGTTTGTTAAGATCTGCTCATCGTGGAAAACTGAGATGTGGTTGTGGTTTCGGATTTTCCTCACAGATATGATCATTTATCAG ggtcAGTACCGGAAGGCTCTGTCCAGTCTAGCTCTGATGTCATCACTGCAGCTCCAACAGAACCAGAACCAGAACTCCCTCTCGACCTCCTCAACCCTGGAGACGCACAGGGCGATCATACAGCAGGCCTCCTGTCACTACGCCCTGGGAGAGTACagg ATGGCGTGTGAGAAGCTTCTAGAGGTGGTCGCTGGTCTGACGCCCCAGAATCAGGAAGCAGTGAAGAGCAGCGAGGAGCAGCGCAAACCCCGGAGCAAAACCAGGAAAG GCAACGATCTGAGGCTCGTCCCCTGCACCAGTAAATCCATCCTCCCCTTCTGTCTGCAGCTCATGCTGGCCTGTTTCAAG CTGAGGGCTTTCACAGACAACAGAGATGACCTCTCTCTTGGTCATGTGATCGTCCTCCTGCAGCATGATTGGCCACAGGGTGAGAATCTCTTCCTGAAGGCGGTGGATAAGATCTGTCAGCAGGGCAGTTTCCAATACGAGAACTTTTTCAACTACGTCACCA ACATTGACATGCTAGAAGAGTTTGCTTACCTCCGCACTACAGAAGGTGGGCGGGTCCAGCTGGAGCTGCTGCCCAATCAGGGGATGCTTATCAA GAACCCCAGCCCCGCCCTGGGGGTGGAGTTAAACACCCTGCTGCTTCCAGGGGCTCAGAAGGCTGACAG ACATCACACCGTAACTCGAGGAATCACCAAAGGCGTGAAGGAGGATTTTCGGCTGGCGATGGAGCGTCAGGTGTCGCGATGCGGAGAAAACCTGCTCACGGTGCTCCATCGTTTCTGCATTAATGAAAAGATAATCCTCATCCAGTCATTACCCTGA
- the ints10 gene encoding integrator complex subunit 10 isoform X2, whose product MSAQGDCEFLVKRARELVPQDPYAAKAWLITARTLYPTDFNIQYEMYSIERNAERTASAGRLLYDIFVNFPEQPVVWREIAVITAALRNDSQDKHAQFLKGVFETLPGPVQCKMLLKATEQCFNTLEKAEMLLLLLKRFPESVVQHGVSLGESLLEAETVEDLDTPVNCFRKLFVCDVLPLILNNPEMCLPVSLLYKYMHKAAEFYICYVTREPSADGQMQGSQEVGGLKSPGRGRGQRYVIDGLSEKSSVVTEPWERLLEMVGVVGSLCDWQGEKGSRSYSELLQRITELCRYMSAADGEGFARCCGQIVTCCTLVLFHSAFHYVSAVQPSLFQDVVAGHASLSSCPWVLLEDLSSVYTDVEVERKHAHKKRKLADGREKTMSSDDEDMLAKGRGRHIVVNKTEMPSWAETLEHFRTARESWDLLHSHQSLETEFVKICSSWKTEMWLWFRIFLTDMIIYQGQYRKALSSLALMSSLQLQQNQNQNSLSTSSTLETHRAIIQQASCHYALGEYRMACEKLLEVVAGLTPQNQEAVKSSEEQRKPRSKTRKGNDLRLVPCTSKSILPFCLQLMLACFKLRAFTDNRDDLSLGHVIVLLQHDWPQGENLFLKAVDKICQQGSFQYENFFNYVTNIDMLEEFAYLRTTEGGRVQLELLPNQGMLIKNPSPALGVELNTLLLPGAQKADRHHTVTRGITKGVKEDFRLAMERQVSRCGENLLTVLHRFCINEKIILIQSLP is encoded by the exons ATGTCCGCGCAGGGCGACTGTGAGTTCCTGGTGAAGCGCGCGCGGGAGCTCGTGCCGCAGGACCCGTATGCAGCAAAAGCCTGGCTGATCACCGCGCGCACCCTCTACCCCACTGACTTCAACATTCAG TATGAGATGTACAGCATCGAGCGTAACGCTGAGAGGACGGCCTCCGCCGGCAGACTCCTGTACGACAT ATTTGTGAATTTCCCCGAGCAGCCGGTTGTCTGGCGTGAGATTGCAGTGATCACTGCGGCGTTACGAAACGACAGCCAAGACAAACATGCACAGTTTCTCAAAG GTGTTTTTGAGACTCTTCCAGGTCCAGTTCAGTGTAAGATGCTCCTGAAGGCCACAGAACAGTGTTTCAACACGCTGGAGAAAGCagagatgctgctgctgttactcAAGAGATTCCCGGAGTCTGTCGTTCAGCATGGA GTCAGTTTGGGGGAGTCACTGTTAGAGGCGGAGACTGTAGAGGACCTGGACACGCCCGTCAACTGCTTCAGGAAGTTGTTTG TGTGTGACGTTCTGCCGCTGATTCTGAACAATCCAGAAATGTGTCTCCCCGTCAGTCTGCTGTACAAGTACATGCACAAAGCAGCAGAGTTTTATATATGTTACGTCACACGGGAGCCGTCGGCGGACGGACAGATGCAGG GCTCACAGGAAGTGGGCGGTCTGAAGTCTCCAGGAAGGGGGCGGGGTCAGCGGTATGTGATTGACGGGCTGTCGGAGAAGTCGTCGGTGGTGACGGAGCCGTGGGAGCGGCTGCTGGAGATGGTGGGCGTGGTCGGCTCGCTCTGTGATTGGCAGGGAGAGAAAGGAAGTCG gtCATACTCAGAGCTCCTGCAGCGTATAACGGAGTTGTGTCGGTACATGTCTGCTGCAGATGGGGAAGGTTTTGCCCGCTGCTGCGGTCAGATCGTCACCTGCTGCACGCTGGTGCTGTTTCACAGCGCTTTCCACTACGTCTCTGCGGTGCAACCATCACTCTTCCAGG ATGTCGTTGCAGGTCACGCGTCTCTGAGCTCGTGTCCCTGGGTTCTGCTGGAGGATCTGTCGAGCGTTTACACGGATGTAGAAGTGGAGCGAAAGCACGCGCACAAGAAACGCAAGCTGGCCGACGGACGAGAGAAAACCATG agctCTGATGATGAGGACATGTTGGCCAAAGGCAGAGGGCGGCACATCGTGGTGAATAAAACAGAGATGCCGAGTTGGGCCGAGACCTTGGAGCACTTCCGTACTGCCAGAGAAAGCTGGGATCTGCTGCATTCACACCAGAGCCTGGAGACAG AGTTTGTTAAGATCTGCTCATCGTGGAAAACTGAGATGTGGTTGTGGTTTCGGATTTTCCTCACAGATATGATCATTTATCAG ggtcAGTACCGGAAGGCTCTGTCCAGTCTAGCTCTGATGTCATCACTGCAGCTCCAACAGAACCAGAACCAGAACTCCCTCTCGACCTCCTCAACCCTGGAGACGCACAGGGCGATCATACAGCAGGCCTCCTGTCACTACGCCCTGGGAGAGTACagg ATGGCGTGTGAGAAGCTTCTAGAGGTGGTCGCTGGTCTGACGCCCCAGAATCAGGAAGCAGTGAAGAGCAGCGAGGAGCAGCGCAAACCCCGGAGCAAAACCAGGAAAG GCAACGATCTGAGGCTCGTCCCCTGCACCAGTAAATCCATCCTCCCCTTCTGTCTGCAGCTCATGCTGGCCTGTTTCAAG CTGAGGGCTTTCACAGACAACAGAGATGACCTCTCTCTTGGTCATGTGATCGTCCTCCTGCAGCATGATTGGCCACAGGGTGAGAATCTCTTCCTGAAGGCGGTGGATAAGATCTGTCAGCAGGGCAGTTTCCAATACGAGAACTTTTTCAACTACGTCACCA ACATTGACATGCTAGAAGAGTTTGCTTACCTCCGCACTACAGAAGGTGGGCGGGTCCAGCTGGAGCTGCTGCCCAATCAGGGGATGCTTATCAA GAACCCCAGCCCCGCCCTGGGGGTGGAGTTAAACACCCTGCTGCTTCCAGGGGCTCAGAAGGCTGACAG ACATCACACCGTAACTCGAGGAATCACCAAAGGCGTGAAGGAGGATTTTCGGCTGGCGATGGAGCGTCAGGTGTCGCGATGCGGAGAAAACCTGCTCACGGTGCTCCATCGTTTCTGCATTAATGAAAAGATAATCCTCATCCAGTCATTACCCTGA